The window CGAGCGCCTGGGGCGCGAGGTCCGCGTGCTGCTGCAGGTGAACGTGGCGCGCGAGCCGCAGAAGCACGGCTTCGCCCCCGAGGAGGTGGTCGCCGCCGCCCGGGCGGCGCGGAGGTGGACGGGGGTGCGCGTCCTGGGGATGATGACGATCGCGCCGCTCGCCCCCGATCCCGAGGCGGCGCGGCCGGTCTTCCGGGCGCTGCGGGCGCTGCGGGACCGGGTGCGCGAGGTGCTCCCCGAGGCGGAGCACCTCTCCATGGGGATGACGGACGACTTCGAGGTGGCCGTGGAAGAAGGGGCCACGATCGTACGGATCGGGCGGGCGCTCTTCGGGGAGCGCCCGGCCCGTCCGGCGGGCGCGGGAGAGGCGCCCACCGCGGGATCGACCGGGGAGGGGAGGGGAGAGCGGGAGGTGTAGCGGTGAGCGCCATGCAGCGGTTCATGACCTTCCTCGGCTTCGCCGAGGAGTCTCCCGAGGAGGACGGGGCGGAGACGCCGGGGGCGGAGCCGCGCCGTCGCGCCCCCGTCCTCAGCCTGCACACCCCGCGGCAGCTGGAGATCGTCGTCCTCGAGCCGCGGGCCTTCGACGACGCCCGGCGCGCCGCCGACTGCCTGCGCGACCGGCGGCCCGTCGTCCTCAACCTGCAGGCGGTGGACCCGGAGCTCAGCCGTCGCATCGTGGACTTCCTGAGCGGCGTCACCTACGCCCTGGACGGTCACCTGCAGCGGGTGGGGGAGGCGATCTTCCTCTTCACGCCGAGCACCGTCACCATCCACGCGGAGGTGGTGCCGACCGACCGCGCCGGCCTGCTGCCGCTGGGGTAGCGTGCCCGGGTCCTCCGGCGGGGCCCGCCCGTGCTGGGACGCGGCGTGGCCCCGCGAGGCGGGGACCTCCCCGCGGCGGGGCGGGGTATCATGGGAGGGGCGGTGGACGCGGGGGGCGTGGCGGTGAGGAGCGTCTGGTGGGAGGAGGGCACGGTCCGTCTCCTGGACCAGACCCTCCTCCCCTACCAGGTGCAGGTTCGCGTCTGCCGCTCGTGGGAGGAGGTGGCGGAGGCGATCCGCCGCCTGCGGGTGCGCGGCGCGCCGGCCATCGGCGCGGCCGCCGCCTACGCGCTCGCCCTGGCCGCCTGGCGGGGGCAGGCACGCACGCCCGAGGCGCTGGTGGAGGTGGCCGCAGCCCTGGCGGCGG of the Armatimonadota bacterium genome contains:
- a CDS encoding YggS family pyridoxal phosphate-dependent enzyme yields the protein MSRSPDALASRLAQVRGRLAAAARRVGRAPEDVTLVAVTKGVGVAQVREALALGLRDLGENRVQEALPKIARLGAGPRWHLVGHLQRNKARHAAEAFTLIHSVDSLRLGETLARHAERLGREVRVLLQVNVAREPQKHGFAPEEVVAAARAARRWTGVRVLGMMTIAPLAPDPEAARPVFRALRALRDRVREVLPEAEHLSMGMTDDFEVAVEEGATIVRIGRALFGERPARPAGAGEAPTAGSTGEGRGEREV
- the sepF gene encoding cell division protein SepF, whose protein sequence is MQRFMTFLGFAEESPEEDGAETPGAEPRRRAPVLSLHTPRQLEIVVLEPRAFDDARRAADCLRDRRPVVLNLQAVDPELSRRIVDFLSGVTYALDGHLQRVGEAIFLFTPSTVTIHAEVVPTDRAGLLPLG